A DNA window from Borrelia sp. HM contains the following coding sequences:
- the fliG gene encoding flagellar motor switch protein FliG, translating to MEEQKEKEIFNVSTLTGKQKAAILLVSIGSEISSRVFKYLSQDEIESLTFEIAKLDIVTSELKDTVLLEFKELMMAQEFIQKGGIDYARELLEKSLGTQRAVDIINNLGSALQSRPFEFVRRADPANILNFIQQEHPQTIALILSYLDPQKASFILSSLPTEIQTNVARRIALMDRTSPEVVREVERVLEKKLASLSSEDYTSAGGVDNVVEIINMADRKTEKFIIESLEEEDPELAEEIKKKMFVFEDIVLLDDRSIQRVLREIDGQELAKALKSVDMPVQDKIFKNMSKRAAGMLREDMEFLGPTRRKDVEEAQQKIVALIRKLEEQGEIVISRGGEEDVLV from the coding sequence ATGGAAGAGCAAAAAGAAAAAGAGATCTTTAATGTCTCTACTTTAACGGGGAAACAGAAAGCCGCTATCTTGTTAGTTTCAATAGGTTCTGAAATTTCGTCCAGAGTATTTAAATATTTATCCCAAGATGAGATAGAATCTTTAACTTTTGAGATAGCAAAGCTTGATATTGTTACTTCTGAACTTAAAGATACTGTTCTTTTAGAGTTTAAAGAGTTAATGATGGCTCAAGAATTTATTCAAAAAGGTGGTATAGATTATGCTAGGGAACTTCTTGAAAAATCTCTTGGTACTCAAAGAGCAGTAGATATTATTAATAATTTAGGTTCTGCTTTGCAATCAAGGCCTTTTGAATTTGTTAGAAGAGCAGATCCTGCTAATATTTTAAACTTTATTCAACAAGAACATCCGCAAACAATTGCTTTGATACTTTCGTATCTTGATCCTCAAAAAGCTTCTTTTATTCTCTCTAGTCTTCCTACTGAAATTCAGACTAATGTTGCAAGAAGAATTGCATTGATGGATAGAACTTCTCCTGAAGTAGTAAGAGAGGTCGAGAGAGTTCTTGAGAAAAAATTAGCTTCTTTATCTTCAGAAGATTATACTTCAGCTGGGGGTGTTGATAATGTTGTTGAGATAATTAACATGGCGGATCGTAAAACAGAGAAGTTTATTATTGAATCTCTTGAAGAAGAAGACCCTGAGCTTGCAGAAGAGATTAAGAAAAAAATGTTTGTCTTTGAAGATATTGTTCTTCTTGATGATAGATCAATACAGAGGGTTTTAAGAGAAATAGATGGTCAAGAATTAGCAAAGGCTTTAAAGTCAGTTGATATGCCAGTTCAAGATAAAATTTTTAAAAATATGTCTAAAAGAGCAGCCGGAATGCTTAGAGAAGATATGGAGTTTTTAGGACCTACTAGACGTAAAGATGTTGAGGAAGCTCAGCAGAAGATAGTTGCTCTTATTAGAAAGTTAGAGGAGCAAGGGGAAATAGTAATCTCAAGAGGTGGTGAGGAAGATGTGCTTGTTTGA
- the fliF gene encoding flagellar basal-body MS-ring/collar protein FliF gives MNNFITKFFASVNKVFKKASIVQKVAFGFIVLFVILALIFLVGLSTKKQGIALFGVGIKDQHLLDRIMQRLDKENVQYTVTADGKIYLSNENVSKRMRAVLIREELVPMHMDPWYLFDIDRWTITDFERNINLRRSITRAVEQHIVALDDVDAVSINLVMPEKALFKESQEAVKASVRITPKPGSDIVTNRKKVEGLVKLIQYAIEGLESDNIAIVDNKGNILNDFSNLGGIDRIDLAEKERKLKLKYESMLRDDIDSALSRVLSGDRFMIARVNVTLDTSRQTTESKEYAPIEIEPQDPKVSYNTRKVSDSTLISSQIHKREYEGQGFSPWGPPGQEGNTPPEYRDLSDIIGKSNELQEIKNVALNEKKSLNEKEPAKIAGISLGIFIDGVWDFVYDDSGNFIIENGMRKREYKPISDEALKNITDVLQSSFEYRPERGDSIIVRNVAFDRANEFRKIDEYYFASEKFKFLIFIVSIIFALLILIFTIFFIVSRELERRRRIREEEFARQAHLRRQQSLIDGDDIGVDDVVGGLKEEDELQNNVELLAREKPEDVAKLIRTWMVMYKG, from the coding sequence TTGAACAATTTTATTACTAAGTTTTTTGCATCAGTAAATAAGGTTTTTAAAAAAGCCAGTATAGTTCAAAAAGTGGCTTTTGGTTTTATTGTTTTATTCGTGATTTTAGCGCTTATTTTCTTGGTAGGATTATCTACTAAAAAACAGGGAATTGCTCTTTTTGGTGTTGGTATTAAAGATCAACACTTATTGGATAGAATAATGCAGAGATTGGATAAAGAAAATGTTCAATATACTGTTACTGCTGATGGGAAAATTTACTTAAGTAATGAAAATGTGTCAAAAAGAATGAGGGCAGTTCTTATAAGAGAAGAACTTGTTCCTATGCATATGGATCCTTGGTATCTTTTCGATATTGATCGATGGACCATTACAGATTTTGAGAGGAATATTAATCTTAGAAGGTCAATTACAAGAGCTGTTGAGCAGCATATTGTTGCTCTTGATGATGTTGATGCTGTTAGCATTAACTTAGTTATGCCTGAGAAAGCTCTTTTTAAAGAATCACAAGAAGCTGTTAAAGCTTCTGTTAGAATTACTCCAAAACCTGGTTCTGACATTGTTACTAATCGTAAAAAAGTTGAAGGGCTTGTTAAGTTGATTCAATATGCTATTGAAGGTCTTGAATCAGATAATATTGCAATTGTAGATAATAAAGGCAATATATTAAATGATTTTTCTAATTTAGGTGGAATTGATAGGATTGATTTAGCTGAAAAAGAAAGAAAGCTTAAATTAAAGTATGAGTCTATGCTTAGAGATGATATTGATTCTGCTTTAAGTAGAGTTTTATCTGGTGATAGATTCATGATTGCAAGAGTTAATGTGACTCTTGATACTTCGCGTCAAACCACAGAATCTAAGGAGTATGCTCCTATTGAGATTGAACCCCAAGATCCAAAAGTTTCTTATAATACAAGAAAAGTTAGTGATTCTACATTAATTTCTTCTCAGATACATAAAAGGGAGTATGAAGGGCAAGGTTTTAGTCCATGGGGGCCTCCTGGACAGGAAGGTAATACTCCACCTGAGTATCGGGATTTAAGTGATATTATTGGAAAGTCAAATGAATTGCAAGAAATAAAGAATGTTGCTCTTAATGAAAAGAAATCCTTAAATGAGAAGGAACCTGCTAAAATTGCAGGAATTTCTCTTGGTATTTTTATAGATGGTGTTTGGGATTTTGTTTATGATGACTCTGGTAATTTTATTATAGAAAATGGCATGCGTAAAAGGGAATATAAACCTATTTCTGATGAAGCTTTAAAAAATATTACAGATGTTTTACAGAGTTCTTTTGAATATAGACCAGAGAGGGGTGATTCGATTATTGTTAGGAATGTTGCTTTTGATCGAGCGAATGAATTTAGAAAAATAGATGAATATTATTTTGCAAGTGAAAAGTTTAAATTTTTGATTTTTATAGTAAGTATAATATTTGCATTATTGATATTAATATTTACAATATTTTTCATTGTGTCTAGAGAGCTTGAAAGGAGAAGGCGAATTAGGGAAGAAGAGTTTGCAAGACAGGCGCATTTAAGACGACAGCAGTCGTTAATAGATGGTGATGATATTGGTGTTGATGATGTTGTTGGTGGGCTTAAGGAAGAAGATGAACTTCAAAATAACGTTGAGCTTTTAGCTAGAGAGAAACCCGAAGATGTTGCTAAGCTTATTAGAACATGGATGGTAATGTATAAAGGATAG
- the fliE gene encoding flagellar hook-basal body complex protein FliE codes for MKIDSFFTDNNVHLVSKNPLHFGKSSFSFGVEHSKRAQTFKDLFFNLMSDVNNSQLNVSRISQQAILQPNDVDVHDIVIAMAKANMNLSITKAIVERGIKAYQDIINIR; via the coding sequence AGATAGATTCTTTTTTTACAGACAATAATGTTCATTTGGTGAGTAAAAATCCTTTGCATTTTGGTAAGAGTTCTTTTAGTTTTGGTGTAGAGCACTCAAAAAGGGCACAGACTTTTAAAGATTTATTTTTTAATTTAATGTCTGATGTAAATAATAGTCAATTAAATGTATCTAGAATATCACAGCAAGCTATTTTACAGCCTAATGATGTTGATGTTCATGATATTGTAATAGCAATGGCAAAAGCTAATATGAATTTAAGTATTACAAAAGCTATTGTTGAGAGAGGCATTAAGGCTTATCAAGATATAATTAATATTCGTTAA